The following coding sequences lie in one Oncorhynchus kisutch isolate 150728-3 linkage group LG17, Okis_V2, whole genome shotgun sequence genomic window:
- the LOC109907389 gene encoding cbp/p300-interacting transactivator 3, with product MADHMMMPMSHGPATALHGYRMGGMGGPPQHAMPQPGLRTLPNGQVMHYGRVPQTSMEAAMRQRPGLGMVGPPGMSGQVNGQVNGAQMGGHHHQMNQMMYNQQHQQQQPHQQQQQHHHMQQQHPQSQPQHPQQQYHPSGLTSQQLMASMHLQKLNTQYHGHPLGPVQGHHLANGAQYRVGPGQLASMQHMGQGGPGMVLGQNMDIDLIDEEVLTALVLELGLDRVQELPELFLCQNEFDFIPDFVNMKQQPSTVSC from the coding sequence ATGGCAGACCACATGATGATGCCCATGTCCCACGGCCCTGCGACGGCCCTCCATGGCTACAGGATGGGGGGAATGGGTGGCCCTCCACAGCACGCCATGCCGCAACCCGGCCTCCGCACCCTTCCCAACGGTCAGGTCATGCACTACGGCCGGGTGCCGCAGACCTCCATGGAGGCCGCCATGAGGCAGCGGCCCGGTCTGGGGATGGTGGGGCCGCCTGGGATGAGCGGTCAGGTGAATGGCCAGGTCAACGGAGCACAGATGGGAGGACACCATCACCAGATGAACCAGATGATGTATAACCAACAgcatcaacaacaacagccacatcaacaacaacagcagcaccaCCACATGCAGCAGCAGCACCCCCAGTCTCAACCCCAGCACCCCCAACAACAGTACCACCCCAGTGGGCTCACCTCCCAGCAGCTCATGGCCTCCATGCACCTCCAGAAACTCAACACCCAGTACCACGGACATCCACTGGGGCCGGTCCAGGGCCATCACCTGGCCAACGGGGCCCAGTACAGAGTAGGGCCAGGCCAGCTGGCCAGCATGCAGCACATGGGTCAGGGTGGGCCAGGTATGGTGCTGGGACAGAATATGGACATAGACCTGATAGATGAGGAGGTTCTGACAGCGCTGGTGTTGGAGCTGGGTCTGGACCGGGTTCAGGAGCTCCCAGAACTGTTCCTGTGTCAGAACGAGTTTGACTTCATCCCTGACTTTGTTAATATGAAACAGCAGCCGAGCACCGTGAGCTGCTGA